Proteins encoded in a region of the Cytobacillus luteolus genome:
- a CDS encoding thermonuclease family protein: MSKYLSFSMVFVLTIILYGCSTITIPDIPNRPHEEQNDSSSFAKIEVELDHGIDGDTVSVFYNGKEESVRFLLIDTPETSHPRLGKQPFGQEAKEFTNRLIQQANTIELEFDIGANRDKYGRLLAYVYVDGKMLQEELLKEGLARVAYVYPPNTRYVDEFNALQRTAQKEGKGIWEIEDYVREDGFNSEVIESDTNTDSISSDCNIKGNINSSSEKIYHTPDSPWYEKTKPEVMFCTEEEAVKAGFRPPKQ; the protein is encoded by the coding sequence ATGAGTAAATATCTATCGTTTAGCATGGTTTTTGTGTTAACTATCATTCTATATGGATGCTCTACTATAACTATTCCCGATATTCCAAATCGACCTCATGAAGAACAGAATGATAGCTCTTCTTTCGCTAAAATCGAAGTTGAGTTAGACCATGGAATTGACGGAGATACAGTTTCCGTGTTCTATAACGGAAAAGAAGAAAGTGTTCGGTTTTTATTAATTGATACACCTGAAACATCACATCCCCGATTAGGAAAGCAACCCTTTGGACAAGAAGCGAAAGAATTCACAAATCGCTTAATCCAACAGGCAAATACAATCGAATTAGAGTTTGATATTGGAGCCAACAGGGATAAGTATGGAAGGCTATTAGCTTATGTATATGTTGATGGCAAGATGCTGCAAGAGGAACTACTAAAAGAAGGGCTTGCTAGAGTAGCCTATGTGTATCCGCCGAACACCAGATATGTTGATGAATTTAATGCACTACAACGAACGGCTCAAAAAGAAGGAAAAGGTATTTGGGAGATAGAGGACTACGTACGAGAAGATGGTTTTAACTCAGAAGTGATTGAGTCCGATACAAATACAGACTCCATTTCATCAGATTGCAACATTAAAGGAAATATTAATTCCTCTTCTGAAAAAATATATCATACCCCTGACTCTCCATGGTATGAGAAAACAAAACCCGAGGTCATGTTTTGCACCGAAGAAGAAGCTGTTAAAGCTGGTTTCCGCCCTCCCAAACAATAA
- the pepF gene encoding oligoendopeptidase F, protein MPEVMKNTLSRSEVPVEQTWNLSDLFESEAAWEAELEAIQNEIGSVTQYKGRLAESPKTLFACLQAKDALSVRATRVMTFAHLRSSEDGTNPDNQANAARVGSVLSEISANTSFIDSEILQLDEETIETYIKEEKGLADFRKTLNDLLETKPHRLSPDAEEILAAFGEVHDAPYMIYERSKTSDMKFSSFTTSDGEEHPLTFNSFPSYEGSTDTELRRKAYEAFTNTLKQYQHTYAATYATEVKKQVIEAKLRNYESVTDMLLHDQQVTKEMYHNQLDTIQTELAPHMRRYAKLKQRVLGLDKMYYSDLKAPLDPEFEPKISYEESSKIILESLKVMGPEYMEFMEQGINNRWCDLADNIGKRSGAFCSSPYGVHPYILMTWNDSMRNTFTLAHELGHAGHFALAGRYQTISNTRPSRYFVEAPSTMNEMLLSQHILSQPNDERMRRWVILQSLGTYYHNFVTHVLEGELQRRVYDLAERGKPITAKLLNEQKLEALSTFWGDAVEMDEGAGLTWMRQPHYYMGLYPYTYSAGLTASTAAAQMIQEEGQPAVDRWLSVLKAGGTLKPLDLMKQAGVDMSTPEPIKKAVAYVGSLIDELEKSY, encoded by the coding sequence ATGCCAGAAGTAATGAAAAATACGCTAAGCCGTTCAGAGGTACCTGTAGAACAGACTTGGAACCTGAGTGATTTATTTGAATCGGAGGCTGCCTGGGAGGCGGAACTAGAGGCGATTCAAAACGAAATAGGGTCTGTGACTCAGTATAAAGGTCGACTTGCTGAAAGCCCCAAGACTTTGTTCGCTTGTTTACAAGCTAAAGATGCTTTAAGCGTGCGTGCGACTCGTGTGATGACATTTGCACACTTACGTTCATCAGAGGATGGAACGAATCCTGATAACCAAGCAAATGCAGCACGTGTTGGTTCAGTGTTGTCAGAGATTAGTGCAAATACATCGTTTATTGATTCTGAGATACTTCAACTAGATGAAGAAACTATTGAAACATACATAAAAGAAGAAAAGGGGTTAGCGGACTTCCGTAAGACACTAAATGATCTCTTGGAGACTAAACCACATCGACTTTCTCCTGATGCTGAGGAAATTTTAGCAGCTTTCGGAGAGGTTCATGATGCACCTTACATGATTTATGAAAGAAGCAAAACATCCGATATGAAGTTTTCTTCTTTTACAACGAGTGATGGAGAGGAGCATCCTTTAACATTTAACTCTTTTCCTTCTTATGAAGGTTCAACGGATACGGAGCTACGTAGAAAGGCATATGAGGCATTTACAAATACATTAAAGCAATATCAACATACGTATGCTGCAACTTACGCTACTGAGGTGAAAAAACAAGTCATTGAAGCAAAACTACGAAACTATGAATCTGTTACTGATATGCTTTTACATGATCAACAGGTTACAAAGGAAATGTATCATAACCAATTAGATACGATTCAAACAGAATTGGCACCGCATATGCGTCGTTATGCAAAACTGAAGCAGCGTGTATTAGGTCTCGATAAGATGTATTACAGTGATTTAAAAGCTCCACTTGACCCAGAATTCGAGCCAAAGATTTCATATGAGGAATCTTCAAAGATTATTCTTGAATCATTAAAAGTAATGGGTCCTGAATATATGGAGTTTATGGAACAGGGAATCAATAACCGTTGGTGTGATCTTGCTGATAACATTGGTAAGAGATCAGGTGCATTCTGCTCAAGTCCTTATGGGGTTCATCCATATATTTTAATGACATGGAATGATTCAATGCGAAATACATTTACGCTAGCACATGAATTAGGGCATGCGGGGCATTTTGCATTGGCAGGTCGCTATCAAACGATATCTAATACACGTCCGTCTAGATATTTTGTTGAAGCACCTTCAACGATGAATGAAATGCTATTGAGCCAGCATATTTTATCACAGCCGAATGATGAGCGGATGCGTAGATGGGTTATTTTACAGTCACTAGGAACGTATTATCATAACTTTGTTACGCATGTACTTGAAGGGGAGCTGCAGCGCAGAGTCTATGATTTGGCCGAGCGTGGTAAGCCAATCACTGCGAAGCTATTGAATGAGCAAAAGTTAGAGGCTCTTTCTACCTTCTGGGGAGATGCAGTTGAAATGGATGAAGGAGCAGGCTTAACGTGGATGCGTCAACCTCACTACTATATGGGGTTATATCCTTATACGTATTCTGCAGGACTAACTGCTTCTACTGCAGCAGCACAAATGATACAAGAAGAAGGCCAACCAGCTGTTGACCGTTGGCTATCTGTTCTAAAAGCTGGAGGAACGTTGAAGCCACTTGACCTAATGAAACAAGCAGGAGTAGATATGTCTACACCAGAGCCAATCAAAAAAGCAGTAGCTTATGTAGGCTCACTCATCGACGAACTCGAAAAAAGCTATTAA
- a CDS encoding HAD family hydrolase — translation MIKAVLFDLDGTLLNRDASVAQFIQNQYERLVDSVGHIPKEEYIARFIELDARGYVWKDTVYQQIVKEYKITKFHWEDLLKDYIEEFKHSCVPFPNLIRMLDELKGKSLKLGIITNGQGKFQMDNIKALGIEEYFDIILVSEWEGLKKPDKRIFEKALHRLNLSASEAMFIGDHPENDVKASMQMGMVGVWKRDAQWSMVEADYIVNDLIEIVDLVI, via the coding sequence GTGATAAAAGCGGTTCTTTTTGACTTAGACGGTACATTATTAAATCGGGATGCTTCTGTAGCCCAGTTTATTCAAAATCAGTATGAACGTTTAGTGGATAGTGTTGGACATATACCTAAGGAAGAATACATAGCTAGATTTATAGAATTAGATGCAAGAGGATATGTGTGGAAGGACACCGTATATCAGCAGATAGTGAAAGAGTATAAAATAACGAAGTTTCACTGGGAAGATTTATTGAAGGATTATATAGAAGAATTTAAGCATAGTTGTGTACCGTTTCCCAATCTTATACGGATGTTAGATGAATTAAAGGGAAAGTCACTAAAGTTAGGGATTATCACAAACGGGCAAGGGAAATTCCAGATGGATAATATCAAGGCACTTGGTATTGAAGAGTACTTTGATATCATCCTTGTGTCTGAATGGGAGGGTCTGAAAAAACCTGATAAACGGATTTTTGAAAAAGCATTACACAGGCTAAATCTGTCAGCTAGTGAGGCGATGTTTATTGGGGATCATCCTGAAAATGATGTGAAGGCATCCATGCAGATGGGGATGGTAGGTGTCTGGAAAAGAGATGCCCAATGGTCGATGGTAGAAGCTGATTATATTGTTAATGATCTTATAGAGATAGTAGATTTAGTTATCTGA
- a CDS encoding Fe(3+) ABC transporter substrate-binding protein — MKKTTLFWAFALILLISLMAGCSSSEETAKKEEEKVQTETKENTAATEEKKEDSGVVNLYTARHYDTDDAIYAAFTEQTGIKVNVIKGEGDELMERLSREGEATEGDVFITVDAGNLHRAKEKELFQPIVSETVNGNIPENLRDADNQWVALTQRARVIVYAKDRVNPSDLSTYEALTGENWKGKILIRSSENIYNQSLLASFIELNGEEKAKEWAAGIVANMAREPKGGDTDQIKAVVAGEGDIAISNTYYVGRLINSTNPEDVKVAEQVGVFFPDQDGNGTHVNVSGIGLLKHAKNTENAIKFIEFMTSQEAQGQFAEGNNEYPANTAVEASETLKSWGEFKAQDINMTILGEKNTDAVKLYNEVGWK, encoded by the coding sequence ATGAAAAAGACAACATTATTTTGGGCTTTTGCACTTATTCTGCTCATTAGCTTAATGGCAGGTTGCTCGAGTTCAGAGGAAACAGCAAAGAAAGAAGAAGAAAAAGTACAAACAGAAACTAAGGAAAACACTGCTGCAACTGAAGAAAAGAAGGAAGATTCAGGTGTAGTAAATTTATATACAGCTCGTCACTATGATACGGATGATGCAATTTATGCAGCATTCACTGAGCAAACTGGTATTAAAGTAAATGTAATCAAAGGTGAAGGCGATGAATTAATGGAACGTCTTTCACGTGAAGGTGAAGCAACTGAAGGTGATGTGTTCATTACAGTTGACGCGGGTAACCTACACAGAGCAAAAGAAAAAGAATTATTCCAACCAATCGTGAGCGAAACAGTTAATGGTAATATCCCTGAAAATCTTCGCGATGCAGATAACCAATGGGTAGCTTTAACACAACGTGCTCGTGTTATCGTATATGCTAAAGACCGTGTAAACCCTAGCGATCTATCTACTTATGAAGCATTAACAGGTGAAAATTGGAAGGGTAAAATCCTTATCCGTTCTTCTGAAAATATTTACAACCAATCATTACTAGCTTCTTTCATCGAGTTAAATGGTGAAGAAAAAGCAAAAGAATGGGCTGCAGGAATTGTAGCAAACATGGCTCGTGAGCCAAAAGGTGGAGACACTGATCAAATTAAAGCAGTAGTTGCTGGCGAAGGTGATATCGCTATCTCTAATACTTATTATGTTGGTAGATTAATAAACTCTACAAACCCAGAAGATGTAAAAGTTGCTGAACAAGTTGGCGTATTCTTCCCTGATCAAGATGGAAATGGAACTCACGTAAACGTAAGTGGTATTGGGTTACTAAAACATGCTAAAAATACAGAGAATGCAATTAAATTCATTGAATTTATGACAAGCCAAGAAGCTCAAGGTCAGTTTGCTGAAGGAAACAATGAATATCCTGCAAACACTGCTGTTGAAGCTTCTGAAACATTAAAATCTTGGGGCGAGTTTAAGGCACAAGACATTAACATGACGATTCTTGGTGAAAAGAATACGGATGCAGTTAAGCTTTATAATGAAGTGGGCTGGAAGTAA
- a CDS encoding ABC transporter permease: protein MKLLLRNLKVQYNNWAVLSLLFIAILLLPTLTIGVRFFKKPNENWYHIQEFLLAEYISNTLILIFFTGIFSVLIGVSLAWIVSVYEFPFKKFFKWGLILPLAIPPYIGAYTYNGMLNYTGIIQSTLRNSFGLKVDQKYFDIMTMQGTIFIFTMFLFPYVYIITKAFLENQSASLIENARLLGSNSFGVFFRVVLPLSRTAIIGGVSLVILEVLNDYGVVKYFGIQTFSTAIFQAWFGMGDLDSAIKLAGVLMTIVVLVLVFEKLVRGRQNFNYSTTKIRPIQPYILPKWQSWTLFGYAAAILSLGFIIPLAQLIYWLFMTYERIFSPDFIKLVWNSVSVAFISSSIIIIVSLVIANFSRLSQSTLARFISRVTVLGYSIPGTIIAIGVLTVFIALDKNLFGFYKMIGLEPTLLLSLSIAMLLFAYIIRFLAIGYNSIEAGFEKVGTSFTEASRMLGNTITSSFFKVDLKMIKGAVLGGFLLVFIDILKELPLTLLLQPFNFYTLATKAFQYANDEMIQEAALASLLIILVSSVSIIIFHRIFEKEAR, encoded by the coding sequence TTGAAACTGCTACTTCGCAACCTAAAAGTACAATACAATAATTGGGCAGTTTTAAGCCTACTCTTTATCGCCATTCTCCTTTTACCTACTCTCACCATAGGTGTAAGGTTTTTTAAAAAACCAAATGAAAATTGGTATCATATTCAAGAGTTTCTTTTAGCTGAATATATCTCTAATACTCTTATTCTAATATTCTTTACCGGTATCTTCTCTGTATTAATTGGAGTAAGCCTAGCATGGATTGTATCTGTATATGAGTTTCCTTTTAAAAAGTTCTTTAAATGGGGATTAATCCTCCCATTAGCGATACCACCGTATATAGGGGCATACACATATAACGGCATGCTAAATTACACCGGGATTATTCAATCAACCTTACGTAATTCCTTTGGGTTAAAGGTAGACCAAAAGTATTTTGATATCATGACGATGCAAGGAACCATCTTTATATTTACAATGTTTCTCTTTCCCTATGTTTATATCATCACAAAAGCTTTCTTAGAAAATCAGTCTGCATCACTCATTGAAAATGCAAGATTACTAGGTAGTAACTCATTCGGAGTATTTTTCCGCGTCGTCCTACCTTTGTCCAGAACAGCCATTATCGGCGGAGTTAGCTTAGTCATATTAGAAGTCTTAAATGATTACGGAGTTGTGAAGTACTTTGGTATCCAAACCTTTAGCACTGCCATTTTTCAAGCGTGGTTCGGAATGGGTGACCTCGACTCAGCGATTAAGCTTGCTGGAGTGTTAATGACGATTGTTGTTCTTGTATTAGTTTTTGAAAAGCTTGTTAGAGGTAGACAGAATTTTAACTACTCTACTACAAAAATCAGACCTATCCAGCCTTATATTCTTCCTAAGTGGCAGAGTTGGACTTTATTTGGATATGCGGCTGCCATTTTATCGCTCGGATTCATCATTCCTTTAGCACAGCTTATTTACTGGCTGTTTATGACCTATGAAAGAATTTTTAGTCCTGACTTTATAAAACTTGTCTGGAATTCAGTTTCGGTTGCATTTATTTCTTCATCCATTATTATTATTGTTTCATTAGTCATAGCTAATTTCAGCAGATTATCTCAAAGTACACTTGCTCGGTTTATCTCGAGGGTAACTGTACTTGGCTATTCAATTCCAGGTACGATTATTGCCATTGGTGTGCTAACGGTTTTCATTGCTTTAGACAAAAACCTTTTCGGATTTTATAAAATGATTGGCTTAGAACCGACTCTTCTTTTAAGCTTAAGTATTGCAATGCTCTTATTTGCGTATATCATTCGATTTTTAGCCATCGGTTATAATTCGATTGAGGCTGGTTTTGAAAAAGTAGGCACCTCGTTTACAGAGGCCTCTAGAATGCTAGGTAATACGATTACTAGCTCCTTTTTTAAAGTTGATTTAAAAATGATCAAAGGTGCTGTGTTAGGTGGATTTCTCTTAGTTTTCATTGATATTTTAAAGGAATTACCATTGACCTTACTACTACAACCCTTTAACTTCTATACACTTGCAACTAAGGCCTTTCAATATGCGAACGATGAAATGATACAAGAAGCTGCATTAGCTTCATTATTAATTATCTTGGTAAGTAGTGTTTCAATTATCATTTTCCACCGAATCTTTGAGAAGGAGGCAAGATAA
- a CDS encoding ABC transporter ATP-binding protein produces the protein MFIQLTDINFRYRNADKLTLQNVSLSINKGELVSILGKSGSGKSTILRIIAGLEVPSSGSLLVGDKTLVDEACFVQPEKRGIGLVFQDYALFPHLTVADNVKFGLRKMSRKQKLQRLEEVLQLVDLVGYEKRYPYELSGGQQQRVALARALAPNPALIMFDEPFSNLDADLQLQIREELRSIIKKANITSIFVTHDQSDAAALADRVIVMDEGRISKIGTTEEILGRTCVFANKSC, from the coding sequence ATGTTTATTCAATTAACTGATATTAACTTTCGTTATCGAAATGCAGATAAATTAACCCTGCAAAACGTAAGTCTTTCTATTAATAAAGGTGAGCTTGTTTCCATTCTTGGTAAAAGTGGAAGTGGAAAAAGTACCATTCTTCGCATTATTGCAGGTCTTGAGGTTCCCTCTAGTGGCTCTCTACTAGTTGGTGACAAAACACTTGTTGATGAAGCCTGTTTTGTGCAACCCGAAAAACGTGGAATTGGACTGGTTTTTCAAGACTATGCCCTTTTCCCCCATTTAACTGTGGCAGACAATGTTAAATTCGGGTTGCGTAAAATGAGTCGAAAGCAAAAACTGCAACGTCTAGAGGAAGTGTTGCAGCTAGTTGATTTAGTTGGGTATGAAAAACGTTATCCATATGAACTTAGTGGTGGTCAACAGCAACGTGTAGCACTGGCTCGTGCACTTGCACCTAACCCGGCACTTATTATGTTTGATGAACCATTTAGTAATCTTGATGCTGACCTGCAACTACAAATTCGTGAAGAATTACGTTCTATTATAAAAAAAGCGAACATCACTTCAATTTTCGTCACCCATGATCAATCTGATGCTGCTGCATTAGCTGACCGTGTGATTGTTATGGACGAAGGAAGAATTAGTAAAATTGGTACAACTGAAGAAATCTTAGGAAGAACTTGTGTTTTTGCTAATAAAAGTTGTTAA
- a CDS encoding SET domain-containing protein produces the protein MLEIKTSPLSDGEFNRGVFATCDIKKGELIHVAPVIPYPNEQHMLIEHTVLADYVYEYGINHSAIVLGYGMLFNHSYEPNANYEIKFEDHTFRYYAYKDIKAGEEVLINYNGDVDEMDPLWFNKKEEE, from the coding sequence ATGCTTGAAATTAAAACCTCCCCACTTAGTGATGGAGAATTCAATAGAGGAGTCTTTGCAACGTGTGATATCAAAAAGGGTGAATTAATTCACGTAGCACCTGTTATTCCTTATCCAAATGAACAGCACATGCTAATTGAACATACCGTTCTTGCAGATTATGTCTATGAATATGGAATTAACCACTCTGCGATCGTTCTTGGCTACGGAATGCTTTTTAATCACTCGTATGAGCCAAATGCTAACTACGAAATTAAATTCGAAGATCACACATTTCGCTATTATGCATACAAGGATATAAAAGCAGGCGAAGAAGTTCTGATTAACTACAACGGTGATGTCGATGAAATGGATCCGCTGTGGTTTAATAAAAAAGAAGAAGAATAA
- a CDS encoding protein adenylyltransferase SelO has protein sequence MSKDAKDAGWNLDNSYARLPNSFYSSQNPTPVRSPKLVILNSSLAEMLGFNAESLKDAHAVDVFAGNTIPEGALPLAQAYAGHQFGHFNMLGDGRAILLGEQITPKGDRVDIQLKGSGRTPYSRGGDGRAALGPMLREYIISEAMHTLGIPTTRSLAVVTTGEAVIREDDLPGAILTRVASSHIRVGTFQYVATWGSEEDIKALADYTIKRHYPEIEGKDSQYLLLLREVIKRQAALIAKWQLVGFIHGVMNTDNMAISGETIDYGPCAFMDTYDPETVFSSIDRQGRYAYGNQPYIGGWNLARFAEALLPLLHDEQEKAVEIAQDAISEFSGHFRQHWLTGMRAKLGLLNEEEQDDALIQELLTVMQKNKADFTNTFRSLTLGKHKELDFYGTDEFSSWYKEWQERLDRQQKSKEVSLELMRKNNPAVIPRNHKVEEALEAAVHDDYSVMERLLKVLSNPYVDSSEQVEYCTLPDPSGRPYRTFCGT, from the coding sequence ATGTCAAAAGATGCGAAAGACGCAGGTTGGAATTTAGATAACAGTTATGCCCGTTTGCCTAACTCATTTTATAGTAGTCAAAATCCAACTCCGGTTAGATCACCGAAGTTGGTCATTCTTAATTCTTCATTAGCAGAGATGCTAGGTTTTAATGCTGAAAGTCTAAAGGATGCTCATGCGGTAGATGTTTTCGCTGGTAACACAATTCCTGAAGGAGCTTTGCCATTAGCACAGGCTTATGCAGGTCACCAGTTTGGCCATTTTAATATGTTAGGAGATGGCAGGGCGATTTTGCTTGGTGAACAAATCACACCAAAGGGAGATCGAGTTGATATTCAGCTAAAGGGTTCAGGAAGAACGCCTTATTCTCGTGGAGGAGATGGTCGAGCTGCTTTAGGTCCAATGCTTCGGGAATATATTATAAGCGAAGCGATGCATACGCTTGGCATCCCAACTACTAGAAGCTTAGCGGTTGTAACAACTGGAGAAGCAGTTATTCGGGAAGATGATTTACCTGGGGCTATACTTACACGTGTTGCATCTAGTCATATTCGTGTTGGAACGTTCCAGTATGTGGCTACATGGGGCTCTGAAGAGGATATCAAGGCATTAGCTGACTATACGATTAAGCGCCATTACCCAGAAATTGAAGGGAAAGACAGTCAATATCTGTTGTTACTTCGAGAAGTCATCAAACGTCAGGCAGCATTAATTGCTAAGTGGCAACTAGTTGGTTTTATCCATGGGGTTATGAACACAGATAACATGGCCATTAGTGGTGAAACAATTGACTATGGACCTTGTGCGTTTATGGATACATATGACCCGGAGACGGTTTTCAGTTCAATTGATAGGCAAGGTCGTTATGCCTATGGAAATCAACCTTATATTGGAGGTTGGAATTTAGCACGCTTTGCTGAAGCCTTGCTGCCACTCTTACATGATGAGCAAGAGAAGGCCGTTGAAATTGCTCAAGATGCCATCTCTGAATTTTCAGGCCATTTCCGTCAACATTGGCTCACAGGCATGAGAGCAAAATTAGGGTTGCTTAATGAAGAGGAACAGGATGATGCCTTAATTCAAGAGCTGCTGACTGTTATGCAAAAAAATAAGGCTGACTTTACAAATACGTTCCGTTCTTTAACACTCGGAAAGCATAAAGAGTTGGACTTTTATGGAACTGATGAATTTTCGAGTTGGTATAAGGAATGGCAGGAAAGACTTGATAGGCAGCAGAAATCAAAGGAAGTCTCACTAGAGTTAATGCGTAAAAATAATCCTGCGGTAATTCCGCGTAATCATAAGGTGGAAGAGGCGCTAGAAGCAGCTGTGCATGATGACTATAGTGTGATGGAGCGTTTGTTGAAAGTTCTTTCAAACCCTTACGTCGATTCATCTGAACAGGTTGAATATTGCACACTTCCGGACCCATCAGGTCGTCCATATCGAACTTTTTGTGGTACTTAA
- the galE gene encoding UDP-glucose 4-epimerase GalE — translation MAVLVCGGAGYIGSHAVADLIAKGKEVVVVDNLQTGHKEAVVGSAKMYIGDLRDQKFLESVFSENEIEAVMHFAADSLVGESMSDPLKYYENNVYGTLCLLKAMNNHDVRKIVFSSTAATYGDPVEIPIVETTPTTPTNPYGETKLAVEKMMKWSEQAYGMKYVILRYFNVAGAHLEMDIGEDHSPETHLIPLVLQVALGQREKIMIFGDDYETHDGTCIRDYIHVTDLVAAHILAMERLRNKGESGIYNLGNGNGYSVKEVIETARKVTGIDIPAEVAPRRQGDPAKLVASSAKAEQELGWKPRFVSIEQMIESAWKWHSTHPKGYDK, via the coding sequence ATGGCAGTACTTGTATGTGGTGGAGCAGGTTACATTGGTAGTCATGCTGTAGCAGATCTTATTGCGAAAGGTAAAGAGGTTGTTGTAGTTGATAATTTACAAACAGGACATAAAGAAGCCGTCGTAGGGTCTGCAAAAATGTATATAGGGGATCTTCGTGACCAAAAGTTTCTGGAAAGTGTATTCTCAGAAAACGAGATTGAAGCAGTTATGCATTTTGCTGCAGATTCTCTAGTAGGTGAAAGTATGTCGGATCCTTTAAAGTACTATGAAAACAATGTATATGGTACGTTGTGTCTTTTAAAGGCAATGAATAATCACGATGTGAGGAAGATTGTATTTTCTTCGACTGCTGCTACTTATGGAGATCCCGTGGAGATACCTATTGTAGAAACAACCCCTACTACTCCAACAAATCCTTATGGAGAAACGAAGCTAGCGGTTGAGAAGATGATGAAATGGTCAGAACAGGCATATGGCATGAAGTATGTTATATTACGTTATTTTAATGTAGCTGGTGCCCATCTTGAAATGGATATCGGCGAAGATCATTCTCCAGAAACACACTTGATTCCCCTTGTTCTTCAGGTTGCTCTTGGTCAAAGAGAGAAAATCATGATATTTGGTGATGACTATGAAACTCATGATGGGACTTGTATTAGGGACTATATCCATGTAACAGATTTGGTTGCTGCTCATATTTTAGCGATGGAAAGACTACGAAACAAAGGTGAAAGTGGTATTTACAATTTAGGTAATGGAAACGGTTATTCAGTAAAAGAAGTGATAGAAACAGCTAGAAAGGTGACAGGCATTGACATTCCGGCAGAAGTCGCACCACGAAGACAAGGAGACCCAGCAAAGCTAGTAGCATCTTCGGCAAAAGCTGAACAAGAGCTTGGATGGAAACCACGTTTTGTATCCATTGAGCAAATGATTGAAAGTGCTTGGAAGTGGCATTCCACTCATCCAAAAGGCTATGATAAATAA
- a CDS encoding PH domain-containing protein — protein MAATQGILAWTFVSECPIPNDVNELLVEGEEAIAAYKTFRDSAIFTTKRLIVRDAQGFTGKKVEIYSLPYSSITMWSTENAGSFLDVNAEVELWTKAGHIKVNLKKGVDIRKFDKLIANAIL, from the coding sequence ATGGCTGCAACACAAGGGATTTTAGCATGGACTTTTGTTTCTGAGTGTCCTATTCCAAATGATGTTAACGAATTGTTGGTGGAAGGTGAAGAAGCAATTGCTGCTTATAAGACGTTCCGTGATAGTGCTATTTTTACAACTAAGAGATTAATTGTTAGAGATGCACAAGGATTTACAGGGAAAAAGGTAGAAATCTATTCATTGCCATATTCATCAATTACAATGTGGTCAACTGAGAATGCAGGAAGCTTTCTTGATGTTAACGCAGAGGTCGAGCTATGGACGAAAGCAGGTCATATCAAAGTTAACCTTAAAAAAGGTGTAGATATTCGTAAGTTTGATAAATTAATTGCTAATGCAATATTATAA